gttgacaccttatattttctagtattaagcACTTAGTTCATTTTCCTAAGCTTAGATTATTCTCTCtaaattgtttttattttgaatcaaaaattcaagctttcttatttcattgttcttcaattaggtattgcttcgtactttaatttattgtttttccttaatcatgttttcaatcatattaattgctttgtttattggtaATAGgtgtgagtagtctaatttctagggtttggggatccatgaataattatgaagggatgattgaatattgttgattgttggtattgtaattgattcttattgattggtttattctactatgcgattagatttgcgcaggtttaattgtgatagtctagcaatatcaagttaagattcgagtgatgcaatttgatgtttaggcttgtgtcaataggtagaattaggattaatacgtagcgagagcccattaattctaagtctatgattagtatcgattcgagagagcatgttagtctaattaattactctattgattattgtcgattgtttatcatcctggattgttatttgttggtgaacctatgccctagattctttaatattgtcgtagtcttagtatacaacccaaccaactcttgtttcccaatagtctagattagttgatTAATAATAGAAAGAACGCATGTTCCCTGcggatacgatccctacttcccttgctatcttgttagtggacttaggttatctttgactaggtgatacgactttagcctgtgaGTACCCCTATACGTAACAACAGTCACAGTCCAAATCTGCATACTTTACCACTATTGTTCATCTTACTCTAGTCAATAATAACACACTCAATCAACGAGATCAAAAAGACCACCCTTCACATTCTAGTTTTCAGAAACAAACTTCTGTAACCATATCCCCCCTCCCCCTAATCGCTCGCTCTCCTACTTGCCATACAACCATTGTAACATTTTTATTTCCTTAACGACAATCAgcattcaaaaacattttggcaAAATTCCGCTAATACTGCTTTGTAAAATATTACCTCGAGTTTCTCGAGCAGATGATTTATGGTGGAATCCGCTAGCCGATGAAACTCATCTTCCTGCAGCACAGAAATGTTTTCACATCAATTATTATATTATCACATTGAAATTGAGATATATAATCATCACAAAACATATTAGCATTGCTTGTTCTAAAGCTGCTCAATTTTACCTCAATCGAGAATTTTTAACAATCTTCAATCAAGCAAACAAACTCAATAACATAATACAAATAACGAATTGTATACTAAGTTTCAATTTCACCAAGAAAAAGGGTTTCATATGCTAACTAACCCAAATTTAAAATGCAAATTAACAACTTCCTAAATTCACTTGAAATCTAAAATTTTCACCTATTCAATTTTTCACAGTTTCGACattaaaaatcaataataaaaacTCAATTGAGCAAAAACcctaaaaccttaaaattacaGTATAATGAATTAAACAGAGAGAAATTGAGAGTGAGTACAGATAATCGATGGGAGCAGGGGCTTGAGATTCGTCGACAACATTGGAAGAGAAACTTCTAGAAGCGAAAAGAGGAGCAGTGTAGAAATAGCGCGGtgaagaagaggaaggagaTGATGGTGGTTCCAAAACATTCCAGATGGTTCTTAAAAGAAGAAATCTGGTCGGCATGATGGACGCCATTTTCGAGTGGCAGTGCAGTgtggaggagagagatagaCGAGTGAGGAAGACGGCATGCCGGAGTTTCCGCATGTTTACCGATGCCGGCGTTAGGAAGGGCAGTGAGGAAAGAGAAAACAAGAATACAGAAAAATGGAATCGTGCCGGCCGTTTAGGCACGCGTGTAATGCCACGTGTCCCAGTAGGCTAAGGAAACATAGTTTCTAAATGCAGAAAATTAATTTCTTTGTACAAAATTGGAAAAGTCACACCTACCCTTTATATAtcctatttttttaaaagaaaaaacacATCATCAGATTCATCATCATCTTCCTGTTTTTTTGCACTAGAAATGCTGAACATGAGAAACACCATTAATACTTTCCAACGTCAACCATAATTAACTTCCTTGCTACTTGACACAAACCATTTCCATGCCAGCCATTAAAAACTAATGACAGCCATTAAAACCTACTCAATGAGTAACTTATTATTGCGGATCTCATCATAAGTTTGAGTATTCAATGGGTATCCCGTATGGCCGTATCCTTATATTTCTTGTTGAAGATGGCTGGTCTTTTGGTTTTGCAGTTATCAGGAAGCTCGAGTAAATAGGTctggaggtccctaaactttgccaaaggagcagttaggtccctcaagtttcaaaaggagcatttaggtccctcaaaatggatggaaaacgctgctttttgttttccgtcactaacggccgttaaaattcaattaaattaaaaggaaactaaataaaaggcactaaacgacaaaaaaacagttacatttaccatttaccaataattaaataaagggaaattcatttcagttagctttttacaaaaatatagccgttgaggctctcaaaaaacagagtatttaacattccatggcaaacaaaacaacaataaaacactttaaaaaaaatcctTGAGGGTAGTGGTATGGGAGGCGGTACCGCAACTTGGCCCACCTACGCCACTGCTTGCACACCATCTGCACAGCAGCCTGCCCCTCCCAGTCCAGCTTGGTGAAGATTTGGGTGATGAGGATgtcttgatgatgacaaaggggGTGTGCCTCCCTTAAAGCAAGGTCTCCTAAAGTCAAAGTAACGgccaaagtcaataaaacagtAAGTAAACCCTAATTATTATACGGAATCTAGATTAAAATACTTCCAAATTAAACAATAGTTTAAataaacaccattttcaagaacatgcaagcatcaattcgaattaatcaaactctgttttttatttaagtgaatcaaaaacagtaagtgaaaccctaattactacaaaatctagtttaaattaattccaaattaggcaacaattgtataatttaacatattaaacaccattttcaagaacatgcaagcatcaattcgaattaaataTTGGAAAGTAAAAACGGACGAAACCCTAATTCCAACTTCAATTGATAAATTATGCGAAATCAGCCCACGATTGtttaaattaacatataaaaaaCCACAATCAAGATAATGCATGCACCAATTTTGGGAAAAAGTTACTTAACAAAAAAGCCCTAATTTATCATGGCTCAACTgcaaacatttattgaaaaaaccGACAAATTGAATGAAAATACCTTCGTCCCATCTGGAAATTCTTGTTCTCTTGGGGGTGCGACATTCCCACTTATCAGCAGTCCTCTTTCCTGATACGCAAGAACCCATTTTTGCAGAAAACTCAGAGCAATAACTTCAAATTCTCTTAAGTGTTTGAGTAAGTAAATGGCAAAAAGACAACTGAGAGTGAAAATGAGGAGGGACCATATaaataggaagtgaaaagggggGAAATAGGGTTGGGAACAGTAAAAAAATTACCGCCAAAACATTATTAGGAAGGAACCAGAAAATACGAGGGAAGTTGGAAGGTTTCCACGTGTACACATTGAAAAAGTAAGTTGAAAAGGCTAAGTAATTGGAGAAGGCTTATTTTAATCAAAATCATCTGTTTTCAATCATTAATCTACGTGTATATtaattctccttttattttaataattttttatattattatattcattttaacggccgttagtgacggaaaataaaaagcagcgttttccatccattttgagggacctaaatgctccttttgaaacttgagggacctaactgctcaTTTTGGCAAAGTTTAAGGACCTTTAGACCTATTTATTCCAGGAAGCTCGGTAGCTTGATattctttttttataatttaaaatatttgGATATTTTAGTCATTTCTAATTCTGTGTGAAGAAATTAATTTCTGTATTTAGCAACACCCTAAGGAAAAGTTGTTTCGGGTCGAGCTCGTACCCTATCTTTTAGAATGAGGCTTGTGCACAGCCGGTCTTATAAGTAGGGGTGTTCATTAGCGGGTACCCGGCTTTTCGGGTACCCGAAAAACCGGGTACCCGCTTTATCGGGTAGTGAAAAAAGAGGGCCATGACCCAACCCGTGAAAAGCGGGTACCCGGAAATCGGGTACCCGGATTTCCCGGGTCGGTTAATAGGGTACCCGAATTTTCTTAAAATTTATTTCAATTCCaccaaaatttgaaaataattttgtttattaCGAATCTTACACATCAAAGCTCCTGCCTTAATTTACTAAGCAAATTACAAAGACAATTAAGTCAAATCTTTCATCTTCACATTATTTTTTTCTCCAACTCTGATTTTTTCCAattgtttttaaatgaaaaaGAACCAATACTTTAATTGGTGAACCACTGAACATCCTCTAATTGATAAGTTATAACCTATGGTatgaaaaattaaacaaaagaaaatgaagccTTGTTTAAGCAATAACAACGGGGTGCATGCGGTGGAACGTCATCGCTGGCGCAACCGTTGTGGTGTGGTGCGGTGGTGTGGTGCCGCGGTGGACTCATACTCCATAGTATATGTCTTTTATCCAAAGATTAAGTGAGTGAGTTTGAGTGATTAGGTGAGTGAGATTGAGTTTGTGTGGGAattgaaggagaggagagagagtgagatAAGGAAATGAGCATTTGTGAGTTTGTGCGGCTAGAAGGTAGGTAAAAGAAAACCTACAGACTACCAAGAGCCCAAGAGTACTAACGGCCCAATGCTCAACTTCCaacatttttttcttttaaattatttagcGGGTATTCGTTTAAATAAAAGAATGGCCCATGACCCGACCCGGATACCTGGACATTTTCCCGGATCGGGTACCCGGTTcgattatttttggaaaaactgaaaattaccCGGTTAATTCGTGTCGGGTAGGCGGGTCAACGGGTCGGGTAATGCGGGTCGGGTTTTTTTGAACACCCCTACTTATAAGCGAAGTTTTTGGACTCTTcctaatttaaaaatttaactagcttttgagtCTTTGAAAAACGCACAAATATATATTGGTATGTCTTTCaaagttctaattttattcagattttgtatttttaatgaTAATATATATGATTTAAACTGAAGTGAAATTTGAGGGTTAGAAGAATATAGTGGAAAAATGATCAAACAGATAAGAATGTTCATGACACCTTTTGTGGGTTTGGTCCTAAAGTGTGGATCATCGGGTTGAGAAGAGttaaatgatgaattaatattgagtgttaaataGAGAGATGAAGTGAAAGACGTTGAATGAATTCTGAACTAAATGATGAATTGATGTTCATTGAGGAAATAAAGTGGAAAGTAAAGTAGCAAACAATAAAAgagaaaattgaaaataatgaaAGTAGGGGATGCAATGTGTCACTTAATTATCTATAGTtttgctttttaaatactaggtattatTGAGTGTTGAAAAGAGAGATGAAGTGAAAGACGTTGAATGAATTTCTGAACTAAATGATGAATTGATGTTCATTGAGGAAATGAAATATAAACAACAAAAgagaaaattgaaaataaataaataaataatgaaagcAGGGGATGTCATGTGTCACTTAATTAtctatgatttttatttttaaataccaggtatagactaggtatagatagactaggtatagactaTGGTCttgttcggcaaaattagcgtTAGCGAGTAGCGGtcagcggttgagtagcgggtagcggtgaataatagcgggtaacggttagctgtcaaagtagcggctagctgatatgtgtgttcgataaaagtagcggttgatattccaaaataaaataaaatgtagaatattgtttaaaactttattaaaaTTTGTCAAAAGGTACCCGCTACCTTAAGGGTGCGTTATGTTCACCTTAAAAAATTAAGTttcagttcagataagttcagataagtttcagtaagttccaataagtttcaataagttcagataagttccaataagttcagataaattcagataagttccaataagattcagtaataataataataaataaataaataaataaataaataaataataataataataaataataataattaaaataatatttaaattattaaattattattcttatattattattcttcttcttcttaatattattattattcttattcttattattcttcttattattattagtgaTATATTACTATTATGGTTATAAATAACCCGACACGATATTAACCCGAACCAAAGAACACAAATTCGGCAAAAATTAACCCATTACATTCAAACCCGATTTACCTGATCTGACATGAagatgaccaatatgattctcAAATCCGTTTAAACCCAACCCCTTTTCAACTCATTCCCGTTTAAACCCGTACCCGTTAATACCCGAAACCGTTTCAACTCTTTCCCGTTTAAACTAGATCTGTTAAAACCCGAACCCGTTTCAACCCATACccgttaaatcctaaacctGTTAAAATCCGAACCCGTTTCAACCCGTACCAATTAAAACCCGAACACGTTAAAATCCGAACCCGTTTCAACCCGTACCTGTAAAAATCTAAAaacgttatttattattttatttattttacatatatattattaattaattattattattattattaattattaattttttttaattttttttaattttttattattattatttattattttttttgttattattatttatttatttatttttaataatttgatttattgttataaataataatcattattattattatttttatttttatttatttaaattattatttaaattatttttatttattattattataataataataataataataataataataataattattattattattattattattattattattattattattaaaagtttcaataagttccaataagttccaataagttcagataaattcagataagttcagataagttcaggtcaaataagttgaacagaacgcaccctaaaGCTATTAATTTTAACGTTGGACAAAAGCTACACAAACGTTACATCtgccgctacccgctacctaaACCGCTACCTTGCCAAACACTAACAAAATTTACAAGTAGCAACGtgactaggtcaaaacgctacccgctacctcaaacgctactgTCAAACACACCCTATGTATACATGGGAAGAGTTTGATAAAAGTGTAAGATGTTCATCCACATCCACCCCGTTTGACATAAATGGTATTGATTTGGTGGAAAACTTTGGTAGAGTCAATGTGCATAAACGAAGTAATCATTAATTTACATCATTACCAAAACGTAACATTAATtataatatatattaaattgacAATGATTATAGGTTAACTACCTCGCCAAAGTTTGACCTGTGCAAACTGCAAAACAATGGCAATGGGTCCTTCAATGTTTTCTCCTGTAATACGCATCATCTGCTTAGCGAACTTGTCCTACAAAGTACAATTCAACATGTTGTTTCTGTAATACAATTTAAAATAATATAAGAAATTATGTTTAAGAGTAAATAACATTTAGATTATATCAAAAGAATAAAGATTATGTACTcgcaaaaaaataacaaaagaataaaaaataacaaaagaatGCTTACTTCAAGTCTTGTAACACGAGAGGTAACTTGTTGTTTGGTGTAGTGTCTTTGGACGTACATATCAATGGGATCTCCCTTTTTAATTTGGTCACTTCCGCAATCACATATGTCGTTATGGTTTTTTATTTAGTAAATTAAGTAATGATATTATCtaaatcccccccccccccaaaaaaaaatcaatggaAGAAGATTAATTAAAAGTACATAACAATAATAGCGACTGTTAACATACCAACTAAATCAATCTCACTAATTTCTCTTTGCAAAATTTTATCAAATGGGACCAAATCCAATCCGTGTAGGGAGAGTCCCACATCATCACATTCCTtcacttgagttttgaaataaaAACTACGCTTATAGGTGTTAATTGCCCTATATTTATCCCCATTCGGCACAACTCCAAAACTTGAAATTATACGACAAGAACCATCTTGCACCAGACGACCAAAACGTTCAAGGGCTAGCAGTTTTGTTTTTAGTGAATTTAGTATTAAGTTGGATTCAATTGGCTCCAACATCTATGTTAACTTGGCCCGTGATCAAAAACCACGTTGTGGTGTTGTCTTTGGTGGATGTCCAAGTGCATAAAACCACCTAATTCTGCCCATTGATTGCCCCTTCCACTCTCATCCTTGATCATGTGTATTCaagtaattttatttataaagATTCTATCAATTTGTTTGTTATCTCCTTTGTATCGATGTTCTACTCTTTCCGTATTTTTTTTAAGAGTCTTAATTACtacggagtactccctccgtcccagaatactcgcaacggtttgactgaatacgcttgccaatgcacaactttgatcattaatatcttcaattatatattataaaagcttataaaatattaatattttgaaaatatatattaagataaagccaacaatatattatatgctactccgtaacacttattttcatatactataaataaaatagggtcaaggtgaattatgtgaatagtgtaaaaagtcaaaccgttgcgagtattccgggacggagtgTGTACTTCCAATCCTAATTTTTACgagtcatttttttttatatatatatatatatatatatatatatatattttacacTCACTTCTCAATTGTTTATTAGAgagtattatttttttatatgatCTCACCTAAGTCATAAATAATTCCATTTTTGTTAACTTTTACAAcccacttgtttttttttaatattttttttattatcaaCTACTCCActtgaattattattatatcaACTTCCACTATACTTCCTTAATATTTGTGCCGGTCAACATGACATGtaactcttaaaaaaatacggagggagtatgaaggatttcgtactacctccgtttcaaaatgatctttacactttccgttttaatccgtttcataatgttctttacactttgctttattctatttgtggacatgaaaatttaccacCTTATCCTTcttaccccacaatatttacaattttccattgactttctcttactttattcatgtTTCTCTTACACCTACACACTTTTTTacaaatttatcttattttattatattcaatcaatttttctacttttatcttaatatttgtgcaaatagtaacagTAAAGATCTTTATGTAACGGAGATAATACTTACTTAATTTTCGTTTTTCGATATTTAATATCGTTATATTCACTTTTACTTTAAAGTATTTTTTgcaaataaaatttatcatcAAGTACTCTCATTTTCGATACATACAATATTTCTACGTACACTTTCACTAATTAATTGTCTCTTATTTTATCCACCATGTTTATGTATAATGTCTCGTATGTGTTGGATGCTGCAATGTTCGTATGGGAAAACTAGGATGGTCATCTACACAAAGAACAAATATGGCCTCGAGAATATTAATTTGTTTCCAAGTAAACTTAATTCTCCGATGATAAAGTCACTTGCAGTTTTTAGGTTTAGACAGAgtattagtttattttttttgatagcACAAAAACAAACAATCACACCATCATGCCCCTTCTTGCGTTGGTCGCAAGAGTATTAGTTTTAGGGTTTATTTGTTGCTTAGTACATTTTAATAGGACCATAACGGATGTTTATAGGGTAAAAATCCTGGCTTAATTATGTTCCTTTGGGTCGTAAGATATGATCGTTGAGCCAAATTCTAATAATGTAATTAAAGGAGATACGTGTTACAATATGGAGTAGAGATTATAGCTAGGCTGGCTGGCCTCAATGATATGGCCATCTCTTAAGAATCGTCTTTACCGTTTATAATGTTTTCCGTTTGGTCCATCGTATAAGATTCGTTTGTTGACGTGTTGTAGTCCACTtagataagtttagttaagatAAGTTAAGGACAAATAAGGGATGACCAactacaatttataactaaaataagttttgataatttCTAATAAATTTATACGTagtataatataagttcaggaaaaataagtaaaagtCAGGTGAATAGAATGCACCGTAAGAGTTAGTTTATTTGGTTCAACTTACTTTAAGTGTTTTAACTTATCTTGTTTATAGTtataatttgaaaattgaatATTTCAATATTTGAATGTTATCTACCTAAGGGACGTTGGATGTTTTGAAAGTACACATTCATAGAAGTAATTAATCCAATAACATAACATTGTTTTGCATTAACATGCATAGACGTAATCCCTCCATCCAATGTAATTATTCAAATAATATTGATGGACCTTATTCATATAATCATATTCATAGTATCTAAGTAAAGAACATATTTGTCCATCAATAGTACGTACTTGTATTCATATTGAAATGAATTAGTACGAGTATAAgaaattgatattttaaaattacACCCCTTATTAGAAATGGATTATGGATGGTGCCATGCATGGTGGAAATTATTATACAAAACAAAAGTAGTATTTAAACACAAATAAGATAAAGTGAAATGTCTGATTCGGTCGATCTCACATATACATATTTCAATTTGTACTACGCAATATATACGAACGTACTAGTACTAGTACTAGTAGAAGAGATCAAACAACTTAGAGATACAAGTAGACACTAATAAATAACAACAATTAATtggtaaaatatataatacgtacgTACGTTTGGATCGAGCATGTGAAATGGAAACAAGAAGTTAACCATTGAACAACATCATGATTCATGCATGCACTTATTATTTTGATgtcaaatatattatatatagtcCATCAATTGCAAGCTAAACCTCATATATAGTTTAAGAATCGTGGATATATGTAATGGCATGTACGTTCACCATCGATGTAATTAGGGACACTGGAAGCCTCGAGGGACAGTTGTACCGCAGTAGTTGAGTAGCAAGCTAAGTGAGAGGGGGATGTTGAGGTTGATCCCCAATATGTTAGCCCTAATTGCAGTGCAAAGGCATACAGCTGCCTCCACATCGATAAGCCCTTCAATTAAGGGGCAACAAGGTGTCCTTGGAGGTGTACCTAGGTTTATGTTTAGCAAACCACCTAACACATTTGCACACACACCCAACTTAAGGGCATCTATTGGACATGCCCCAGATGATGATCCACCTGATCCCCCTCCACCTCCGCTTCcccctccacctccacctcccccTCCCCCTCCACCTCTGCTTCCACCTCCACCTCTGCCTGAGTAACCACCACTACCGGGGTAAGGTTTACTGTGTCCAGGATTGGGCTTGGGCTTGGGCTTGGGATTAGGGGTGGTACCAGTTCCGCATTCCCCACAAGCGGAAACAAGGGAGAAAAATAGAAGATTGAGAACAAGGAAAAAGATAATGGATTTCGAGAATGATGAAGATGCCATTATATATTTCAGATCCAGGAGGAATATATGTTTTGTAATCGATGGAGAGAATGGCGTTAAAGGGGTTGGAATTTATAGATTGTAATTTGTATGCATGAATTAATTAGTGTATTATTTTATAATCAATAATTTAATTGTAAAACAAGGTAATTAAGAAAGAGTTGCTGCAATCTGCATGCATGTGTAGCTGGCAAAACATATCTGAAAATGGGCAAAGTTTTGGTCTATACTCTATAGTGAAATCATCCAGACGATATGGCCCGGGGTTGGTTGGTAACTTGGAATTATGTCACAAATTGCTTATTAATTTACGAGTAATTTAATATGCGTTGTCAGTGTAACTGTAACCTTATATATGCCCATGTCTCGAGATCTCCCTCTCTCTCAATTCTCAAATGCATGTATTCGTCTAATGTAAAAAGTTTAACCCTATGCCAATGTATCAAGTACGTTTATTTAACCCTATATGGCTATATGTCAATGTACGTAGGACGTTTAGTTAAACATTGTCGAAATCTCTTCATCGGGAGGACGAGAAAAATAAAATGCAAACTTTAAATTGTGAACAATGTACATAAGTAATTTTCAATTGAGATGTGTCCACCTTTTAAAAGGAGgagattttagttttttttattatattttctatttttatttttatgtatcCACTCCTACTCTATTCTGATTTTGGCAATCATTTATTATACTCTTACCATTTTTTCCATAATAATTACACATTTTTATCATCTCttattttttttcacctttttctTACACTCAATCACCATTCCTCAAAACAAGAGTTACAGTAAACGGGAACATTAAAAAAACGGAATGAGTAGTTAAGGTGAAGGAACCCACTTATTTTTttaggtacccatgcaaactcccacgggagattacctcgctaaaggcggtgggaactcctcgtagtagaacttGTTAAGTTATAATGCAACTTGAATATATTGCTTTATTAATCTCAAAAATCACGGGTAATTGATCTAACCGTTACAGTACTAGTTCACGTGTTCAACCATaatttatgattattaattgaCTAATAGTTACCTTAATAAAAGTTGACAAGCCCTACAATCCTGATTTTAGGAGTCAACCTAAATTTGCTTCTGTATACGGACTATTCTGCATATATAGTATGTGCCGCCGGTTTCACCTATTTGTAaaacaaatttgtaaaatttgatCTGACCTGAACTCGTACTTAATCTAAAATACACATGTTTTATCAATCGTGTCAATCAGAGTCTGAACTGAATTTTAAACAGTTAGAACGTTGAGGTTTGAAGTTTGAAGCCCATCACTTACCATTACTATTGTACATTGTACTAGAATTTAACTTGGATGTTTATACTTTATAGCACACAGCTAGTATATATAGTCCGTGACCTCCAAGAGTTTCCCTCCAAGAGTTCATATTAAGCAAAACGAATAAAGCGATGTCAAATCATAATAATTCAATCTAGTGCTCATTTCTACCaaaatatattataaaatataaataatgatAATTAATTCAGATGATCACATCTTTGAAAGCACATTAATTAAGCAAAGTGATTAAGTGATAGAGGATACAAAATGTATCCTAAACGTAGGCCGGAAGAGAATATTTTGCGCATATTTTCTAATCTCTATCACAAAATATT
This Spinacia oleracea cultivar Varoflay chromosome 6, BTI_SOV_V1, whole genome shotgun sequence DNA region includes the following protein-coding sequences:
- the LOC110795420 gene encoding uncharacterized protein isoform X1; this translates as MYVQRHYTKQQVTSRVTRLEDKFAKQMMRITGENIEGPIAIVLQFAQVKLWRGKRTADKWECRTPKRTRISRWDEGDLALREAHPLCHHQDILITQIFTKLDWEGQAAVQMVCKQWRRWAKLRYRLPYHYPQGFFLKCFIVVLFAMEC
- the LOC110795420 gene encoding uncharacterized protein isoform X2, encoding MMRITGENIEGPIAIVLQFAQVKLWRGKRTADKWECRTPKRTRISRWDEGDLALREAHPLCHHQDILITQIFTKLDWEGQAAVQMVCKQWRRWAKLRYRLPYHYPQGFFLKCFIVVLFAMEC
- the LOC110792480 gene encoding 14 kDa proline-rich protein DC2.15-like is translated as MASSSFSKSIIFFLVLNLLFFSLVSACGECGTGTTPNPKPKPKPNPGHSKPYPGSGGYSGRGGGGSRGGGGGGGGGGGGSGGGGGSGGSSSGACPIDALKLGVCANVLGGLLNINLGTPPRTPCCPLIEGLIDVEAAVCLCTAIRANILGINLNIPLSLSLLLNYCGTTVPRGFQCP